GAAGGGAATATGAATAGCGCGCGCCACGGCCTTCACCATTTCGATATCAATCGGGCGCCGCTCGGCGGATGCCGTGATGTCATAAAACACCAACTCATCACAGCCCTCGTCATAATATTTTGCCGCCAATTCAACCGCATCACCCAGAACGACATTGTTTTGAAATTTGACGCCCTTTGTGACTTTCTTATTCCGGACATCCAGGCAGGGAATGATTCGTTTCGTCAGCATTTTCCATCCCATCGGCTAAAGTTTTCAAACACTTTCAATCCAACCCGCCCCGACTTCTCAATGTGGAACTGGGTCGCAACAAGGTTATCGCGCCCCACTACGGAGGTGAATTCAACACCGGCATAATCGGTCATTCCCACACTATCGATCGGATTCACCGTTGTCGGATAGTAACTGTGCACAAAATAGAACTCGGTTTCATCTTCCACATCGGCAAACACCGGGTGCGAACGGCAGAACCGCACGGCATTCCACCCGATTTGCGGCACCTTATCTGCCGGGTTCACCGGGCGGAACAACCGCACCTCTCCGGGAATAAAGCCCAACGTGGAGGTACCCCCATTTTCCTCGGACCGATCAAACAACACCTGCATTCCGACGCAAATACCCAGAAAGGGTGTTCCCCGCCTCACCACGGTGCGCAACACATCGATCAAATTCAACTCGGCCAGATTATGCATCGACGCGCCCGCCGCACCAACGCCAGGAAAGACAACCCGCTCTGCTCCATGAATAATTTCCGGACAATCGGTTATAACCGCTTCCACACCAATCGCTTCAAAAGCCAGCTTCACACTGGTGAGATTTCCAGCCTTATAGTCTACAATCGCTATCATGTGCGCCCTTTCCCAACCCCCCTACTTGCATTTCGGGGACTATAGTCTTATCCTACTCTCCTCTCTTGTCGAGAAAGAGTTTTTAAAAAAGGAGTGTCCATGATCAAAACCTTAGCATTGTCCATCATCGCCCTGACTGTTTTGGGCGGTACCGCCCTTCGTGGTGAAGCCGCTCCCCTTCACAACGCCATCAAAGAGCAGGATCTCTCCAAGGTTCGCTTACTACTGAAGGAAGCCGACACTAACAGCGTGAACGCTCAGGACGCCAATAACACCACCCCCCTGATTCTCGCCGCCATTCAAGGCAATCTGGATATAGTCAAAGCCCTCGTAGAGGCTGGAGCCAACGTCAATTTAGCCACCGAAGGCGGCCTGACCCCCCTGCATTGCGCTGTAAACAAGGATTTCCACGAGATGGCGAAATATCTCATCAAAAAAGGCGCCAATGTGAATGCCGTCACCGCCAAGGGCTCCACCTCACTCCATTGGGCCGCTTACAATAAAAACTATGCCCTATGTAAAATCCTGATTCAAGCTGGCGCCACAGTCAACTCCAAGGCAACGACTGGTTTTACTC
This sequence is a window from bacterium. Protein-coding genes within it:
- the hisH gene encoding imidazole glycerol phosphate synthase subunit HisH; translation: MIAIVDYKAGNLTSVKLAFEAIGVEAVITDCPEIIHGAERVVFPGVGAAGASMHNLAELNLIDVLRTVVRRGTPFLGICVGMQVLFDRSEENGGTSTLGFIPGEVRLFRPVNPADKVPQIGWNAVRFCRSHPVFADVEDETEFYFVHSYYPTTVNPIDSVGMTDYAGVEFTSVVGRDNLVATQFHIEKSGRVGLKVFENFSRWDGKC